In one Alnus glutinosa chromosome 12, dhAlnGlut1.1, whole genome shotgun sequence genomic region, the following are encoded:
- the LOC133851241 gene encoding uncharacterized protein LOC133851241 produces MEGFGSFGFGDKNRAAKKKRSNTSRRPRNDSQLPSDYRDFSSLSSTPPSDNVSKVSSDENNDCGSVSRKKEINLDLCSTRASSINIAEAESGQNMIKNEDGVFGDSDEASNNGSFRGSNEQVHSVVDYRRHSEGVLAPADYKGTSKVGHFGAVSDGLEHENKVKKVKLKVGGVIRTIHAKSISDGASGVGSSTTKSSRISDTPHPRQKFIGQENSDDNRSFTSDKGSSLRGVPWKDFSKYGLNVGKADSSRSRMPEENISTNQAEKYEPIRKSRRISKRRVLDEALGDGDDDDEIRYLEKLKTSKATIDYSVEDEDDEEGGSRKQRKISRVLKSNVDGRYDVNVEGHLSSRSSKEGKKSRSGRAFEDTDYLEEEEAISDGETNTNKKKPKKEFVDLLGDNKKEITVTTRQRALQTGKDVSSSLGASLIEFPNGLPPPPPRKQKEKLSEVEQQLKRAEALQRRRMQVEKAAKESEAEAIRKILGQESSRKKREDKMKKRQEELAQEKAANHMVLPSDSVRWVMGPSGTVVIFPNEMGLPTIFDSKPCSYPPPRERCAGPSCTNPYKYRDSKSKLPLCSLQCYKAIKEKMQPVTAC; encoded by the exons ATGGAAGGTTTTGGGAGTTTTGGGTTCGGTGATAAAAACAGGGCCgcgaagaagaagaggagtaATACATCCCGTCGTCCTCGGAATGATTCACAGCTGCCTTCAGATTACCGTGATTTTTCGTCCTTGTCATCCACACCACCTTCAGATAATGTGAGCAAAGTATCAAGCGATGAGAACAATGATTGTGGTTCAGTTTCtcgaaagaaagaaatcaatttGGACCTGTGCAGCACAAGGGCTTCATCTATTAACATCGCTGAAGCTGAATCTGGCCAAAATATGATCAAGAATGAAGATGGAGTTTTCGGAGATTCCGATGAAGCTTCCAATAATGGTTCTTTCCGAGGAAGTAATGAGCAGGTACACAGTGTAGTTGATTACAGAAGACACAGTGAAGGTGTCCTTGCGCCAGCTGATTATAAAGGCACGAGCAAGGTAGGGCATTTTGGAGCTGTTTCAGATGGCTTAGAACATGAGAACAAAGTGAAAAAGGTTAAGCTTAAAGTCGGTGGTGTCATACGGACAATTCATGCCAAGTCAATATCAGATGGTGCATCTGGTGTTGGATCGTCTACTACAAAATCTTCTCGCATTTCAGATACCCCTCACCCACGGCAGAAGTTTATTGGTCAG GAAAATTCAGATGACAACCGTTCCTTTACTTCAGATAAGGGGAGTAGCTTACGGGGGGTTCCATGGAAGGATTTTTCCAAATATGGTTTAAATGTGGGAAAAGCTGATTCTTCAAGGAGCAGGATGCCTGAAGAAAATATTTCCACAAACCAAGCTGAAAAATACGAGCCTATTCGCAAAAGCAGACGGATCTCCAAGAGACGTGTGTTGGATGAAGCGCTTGGTgatggagatgatgatgatgagattaGATATcttgaaaaactcaaaacatctaAGGCTACCATTGATTACAGTGTAGAGGATGAAGATGATGAGGAAGGAGGAAGCAGGAAACAACGGAAGATATCAAGGGTATTGAAGAGTAATGTTGATGGCCGATATGATGTTAATGTGGAAGGTCACCTCTCATCAAGATCGAGCAAGGAGGGTAAGAAGTCTCGATCGGGGCGAGCATTTGAAGATACCGATTAtttagaagaggaagaagcaatTTCAGATGGTGAGACCAATACTAAcaagaagaaaccaaaaaagGAATTTGTTGATTTATTGGGAGATAATAAGAAGGAAATAACAGTCACTACACGTCAACGGGCCCTTCAAACTGGCAAAGATGTCTCTTCCAGCTTAGGTGCAAGTCTAATTGAGTTCCCAAATGGCTTGCCTCCTCCTCCACCTAGGA AGCAAAAAGAGAAACTCTCTGAAGTGGAGCAGCAGTTGAAAAGAGCCGAGGCTCTTCAAAGACGTAGGATGCAAGTGGAGAAGGCAGCTAAGGAATCTGAG GCTGAGGCTATCAGAAAAATCCTGGGTCAAGAATCAAGTAGGAAGAAGCGGGAAGATAAGATGAAGAAACGGCAAGAAGAATTGGCACAG GAGAAGGCTGCAAACCATATGGTACTTCCATCGGACTCTGTTAGATGGGTCATGGGTCCCTCAGGAACAGTTGTTATATTCCCTAATGAAATGGGCTTGCCAACTATATTTGATTCCAAACCTTGCAG TTACCCCCCTCCCCGTGAGAGATGTGCTGGGCCATCTTGTACAAACCCATACAAGTACCGGGATTCCAAGTCAAAGCTCCCCTTGTGTAGCCTCCAATGCTACAAGGCAATAAAGGAAAAGATGCAGCCTGTAACAGCCTGTTAA
- the LOC133852670 gene encoding uncharacterized protein LOC133852670 codes for MKNGTWFWPHAHSDALVEVQSQLHTVEIGAADEPVWNSRSGIYRCSDTWDKLREVHPVVRWWKIIWSPTSIPRHSFTLWLVFRDALITKQRMSGWGDTGQILCPFCYGAQESRDHLFFRCSFSRRIWTEIMADCSFFNVPLYWEDIEVWCLKVMQGKSLKASLGRLCLGATVYHLWKLRNDLLHNNTPHTEEAILTRVRWEVRARIVAKGHFKHLGNSVNLVSKWNLQSLF; via the coding sequence ATGAAGAATGGTACTTGGTTCTGGCCTCATGCCCATTCAGATGCTCTTGTAGAGGTACAAAGTCAGCTCCATACAGTTGAGATAGGTGCTGCTGATGAGCCAGTGTGGAATTCTCGTAGTGGTATCTACAGGTGTTCGGATACCTGGGACAAATTGAGAGAGGTGCATCCGGTAGTCAGGTGGTGGAAGATTATTTGGTCTCCCACTTCTATCCCTCGTCACTCCTTCACTCTTTGGCTAGTCTTCCGGGATGCTTTGATCACAAAACAACGTATGAGTGGCTGGGGCGATACAGGTCAGATTTTATGTCCTTTCTGCTACGGAGCACAAGAGAGCCGTGATCACCTTTTCTTTAGGTGCAGTTTCAGCCGTCGGATTTGGACTGAAATCATGGCCGATTGCTCCTTCTTCAATGTGCCTTTGTATTGGGAAGATATAGAAGTCTGGTGTTTGAAGGTGATGCAGGGGAAAAGTTTAAAAGCCAGCTTGGGCCGGCTGTGTCTTGGAGCTACTGTGTACCACTTATGGAAGCTGAGAAATGATCTCTTGCACAATAATACTCCACACACTGAGGAAGCAATCCTGACTCGTGTTAGGTGGGAAGTCCGGGCTAGGATCGTAGCAAAAGGGCATTTCAAGCACCTTGGGAATTCTGTGAACCTTGTTTCTAAGTGGAATCTGCAATCCCTTTTCTAG